Part of the Nitrospinota bacterium genome is shown below.
CCTCAGGCAGGGTGAAGTTATTTGTGATCTTGCGTAATTTCTCTTGCAGGGCTTCGGCTCTCTGGTGTTCCATCCGCATGACGTTGATAGGCCCTTGAGTTCCACAATGAAGTTCCTCAGGCCCCGCACCGGATTCTATTTGCCGGATCATGGGAAACAGGACGCGCTCCTCCTTCATCATGTGAGGTTCCAGATCGGCCCGGAGAAGAGCGAATATTTTTTGTAAATCCGAAAGCTCGGGATGCCTTTCTCCATGCGCTTTAACAACCTTTTCGATCAGAGCAGACAACTGCGGAAGAACCTTTTTCAAATAAACATGGTGAGTCTCTTCGATGTGGGTCACAAGATCGGTCAAATCCGCATCCGACCAATCTTTTTCCTCCTCTCTGGAATCCACTGGTTCCTCACTCGGAACCAGTTCTTTCAGGACGACCTTAGGGTCTAGACCTTTTTCCCTGCACGCTTCAGCCAGGGATTTGTTGCCACCGCAACAGGTATCGATTCCCAACCCCTCCAACACCTTGGCCAGACGCATATCCTCTTTGGTAAAATCGTTGATCCGGGAATGAATGTCTAAATTTGTC
Proteins encoded:
- the ric gene encoding iron-sulfur cluster repair di-iron protein; the protein is MFMTNLDIHSRINDFTKEDMRLAKVLEGLGIDTCCGGNKSLAEACREKGLDPKVVLKELVPSEEPVDSREEEKDWSDADLTDLVTHIEETHHVYLKKVLPQLSALIEKVVKAHGERHPELSDLQKIFALLRADLEPHMMKEERVLFPMIRQIESGAGPEELHCGTQGPINVMRMEHQRAEALQEKLRKITNNFTLPEDGCKTYRLMLEGLENLDADLNVHIYKENEVLFPRVLTTETDSI